A genomic segment from Limosilactobacillus sp. encodes:
- the trmL gene encoding tRNA (uridine(34)/cytosine(34)/5-carboxymethylaminomethyluridine(34)-2'-O)-methyltransferase TrmL, with protein sequence MTNHIVLFEPLFPANTGNIARTCAGTNTELHLIKPLGFSTDDKHMKRAGLDYWDKVKITYHDDLQEFVASVPDINKLYLVSKFASRDYTDVDYTTPGDHYFLFGKETTGLPEQFMRRYPDNAIRIPQNDDNIRALNLSNSAAIVIYEALRQQSFPNLARVHTYHFDKLK encoded by the coding sequence ATGACTAATCACATCGTACTATTTGAACCGCTCTTCCCAGCTAACACGGGCAACATCGCCCGGACCTGCGCGGGGACGAACACCGAGCTCCACCTGATCAAACCGCTGGGCTTTTCGACCGACGACAAGCACATGAAGCGGGCGGGACTGGACTACTGGGACAAGGTCAAGATCACCTACCACGACGACCTCCAGGAATTCGTGGCCAGCGTGCCGGACATCAATAAGCTCTACCTGGTCTCCAAGTTCGCCAGCCGCGACTACACCGACGTCGACTACACGACCCCGGGGGATCACTACTTCCTCTTTGGCAAGGAGACGACCGGCCTGCCGGAGCAGTTCATGCGGCGCTACCCGGACAACGCCATCCGAATCCCGCAAAACGATGACAACATCCGGGCACTGAACCTCTCCAACAGCGCGGCCATCGTGATCTACGAGGCCCTGCGGCAACAGAGCTTCCCCAACCTGGCCCGGGTTCACACCTACCATTTTGACAAGCTGAAGTAG
- a CDS encoding mucin-binding protein codes for MATKTVPRNVTETINYQYEDGTTASPSVTKTVTFNKTITYDPTVTGSEKVWSESDWDAASRTFDDVASPEIAGYTADQTTVTGATVTPTSTNITKTVTYKANACSLTLEIVDADDSNKVLDSMIINGNTSTTMSKENLNNNYQTTLQKIAHYENLSIDSASQTELDKGYTFSADSNQTVKVLVHHKTMTQHPTQQAARHVFNSLEGQSGSTLQINQPYKFHYDETYDLFTNKPVKDTNFIYDTKIDSVTAKAYDGYTVTNPDAAPALTLEQLVTVKDGLANNKQPADVTFKYVLNSYTNSYKFVDADGTAIHAELAGKLTKYTQSVDLTDVNKVIDDLVASGYKVTSNPLTTGMAQVLNGKTYTIKFDHQTSTSVETATATLKVHYTGAGDKTLLDSVEDVNISRTHTIDEVTKTDTSTAWVPAKSTYNTVYNPVVSGYVITNVDNNGSTDGGKTVSGVAVGDKSKTITVTYQAVGKYVPVMQLNGLPVYGYEQAQGLTSATDHSWSYTNDPTDPTKVTASPIAPTIDGWTQVSALPTTITNPTEDTNVSYSQNTINDKIIYTLNGTQFSTANVPVQYLTQLKDLASDANVQSNAPSGYEVATIDKSNLPSDGLQGTKPLTITATLVPVSGTASFVALASSTRATTNQTNSSVD; via the coding sequence GTGGCAACGAAGACGGTACCAAGGAATGTTACCGAAACTATTAACTATCAGTATGAGGATGGCACCACGGCTTCTCCGTCAGTCACCAAGACAGTAACCTTCAATAAGACTATAACCTACGATCCAACGGTTACCGGCTCAGAGAAGGTTTGGTCGGAATCCGATTGGGACGCGGCAAGCAGGACGTTTGACGATGTAGCCTCGCCAGAGATTGCGGGTTACACTGCTGATCAGACGACGGTCACGGGTGCCACGGTTACACCAACGTCTACTAACATCACCAAGACGGTGACCTATAAGGCGAACGCGTGTAGCTTAACGTTAGAGATTGTCGACGCCGATGATAGCAACAAAGTTCTAGACTCGATGATCATTAACGGCAACACGAGCACGACCATGAGCAAGGAGAACCTGAACAACAACTATCAGACGACCCTGCAAAAGATTGCTCACTATGAGAATCTGAGCATTGACTCGGCTTCACAGACAGAGTTGGACAAAGGCTACACCTTTAGTGCCGATTCGAATCAAACTGTGAAGGTTCTTGTTCACCATAAGACGATGACTCAGCACCCAACACAGCAAGCAGCACGGCATGTGTTCAATTCGTTGGAGGGTCAATCCGGGTCGACGCTGCAAATCAACCAGCCGTATAAGTTCCATTATGATGAAACTTATGATCTATTTACCAACAAGCCCGTCAAGGATACCAACTTTATTTATGACACGAAGATCGATTCGGTTACGGCTAAGGCCTATGATGGCTATACGGTCACTAACCCTGATGCCGCCCCAGCACTCACCTTGGAGCAGCTGGTCACGGTTAAGGATGGTCTGGCGAATAACAAACAACCTGCCGATGTTACCTTCAAGTATGTGCTGAATTCCTACACGAACTCCTACAAGTTTGTGGATGCTGACGGAACGGCCATCCATGCCGAGCTGGCAGGGAAGCTGACTAAGTACACCCAGTCAGTTGATCTGACAGACGTCAACAAGGTGATTGATGATCTGGTAGCCAGTGGCTACAAGGTTACGTCCAATCCGTTGACGACTGGGATGGCCCAAGTGCTGAATGGTAAGACTTATACGATTAAGTTTGATCACCAGACTTCGACCAGTGTTGAAACTGCAACGGCGACCTTAAAGGTTCACTACACCGGTGCAGGAGATAAGACATTATTAGATAGCGTTGAGGATGTTAACATTTCCCGGACGCACACAATTGATGAAGTTACTAAGACAGATACCAGCACAGCATGGGTACCTGCCAAGAGCACCTATAATACGGTTTACAATCCGGTGGTTTCTGGCTATGTAATCACGAATGTTGACAATAACGGCAGCACGGACGGCGGCAAGACCGTTTCCGGCGTTGCCGTGGGCGATAAGAGCAAGACAATCACGGTCACCTACCAGGCGGTTGGTAAGTACGTGCCAGTGATGCAGCTTAATGGACTGCCGGTCTATGGTTACGAACAAGCCCAGGGACTTACTAGTGCAACTGATCATAGCTGGAGTTATACCAATGACCCGACTGATCCAACGAAGGTCACAGCTTCTCCAATTGCCCCAACGATTGATGGTTGGACGCAAGTGTCTGCGTTACCGACTACAATTACTAACCCAACTGAGGATACGAATGTTAGCTACAGCCAGAACACCATTAATGATAAGATTATCTACACGTTAAATGGTACCCAATTCAGTACTGCAAACGTTCCTGTGCAGTATCTTACACAACTCAAGGATCTTGCAAGCGACGCTAATGTTCAAAGTAATGCCCCATCGGGCTATGAGGTGGCTACTATTGATAAGTCAAACCTTCCTAGCGATGGGCTTCAGGGTACAAAGCCGTTGACCATTACTGCTACCCTTGTGCCAGTAAGTGGAACTGCTAGTTTTGTAGCATTAGCTTCCTCGACAAGAGCAACTACTAATCAAACCAACTCATCTGTTGATTAA
- the tnpB gene encoding IS66 family insertion sequence element accessory protein TnpB (TnpB, as the term is used for proteins encoded by IS66 family insertion elements, is considered an accessory protein, since TnpC, encoded by a neighboring gene, is a DDE family transposase.), translated as MLVNWYDPDHVYIVCGKTDLRKGIDGLAMVIAENYGIELYSNSLFLFCGSRNDRFKALFWDGEGFILLYKRFENGRLKWPRVSSEARLLSTKQLRRLLKGLNPFPTPGVHQAQPGSLY; from the coding sequence ATGCTCGTTAATTGGTATGATCCCGATCATGTCTATATTGTTTGCGGAAAAACTGATTTAAGAAAAGGCATTGATGGCTTGGCAATGGTGATTGCCGAAAATTATGGAATCGAACTTTATAGTAATTCCCTATTTCTATTTTGCGGTTCACGTAATGATCGTTTCAAAGCACTCTTCTGGGACGGTGAAGGATTTATTCTGCTCTATAAGCGTTTCGAAAATGGTCGCTTGAAATGGCCACGAGTAAGCTCAGAAGCCCGATTACTTTCCACTAAACAGCTAAGGCGATTACTGAAAGGACTTAATCCATTTCCAACTCCGGGTGTCCATCAAGCTCAACCGGGGAGCCTATATTAG
- a CDS encoding IS66 family transposase, with product MTTSADERIAELEKQLQAANQKIAKLTAIIKLQQNQLYGKKTEVFETITKGQQSLFNEEQLSAMQGQGQSVTEVITVDRKQVVRHRKPKVSGKRAAFLDNLPQVNEVLPLADKRCPYCHKEMHKISQRLYSREATLKPAELYCRNLFQETYKCLQCHPEGKDVLVNSEAPRTLLPHSYFSSSILAKVCELKFNLALPFHRQLKLWTELGFPVDDKLIANNVIKVSEVYLQPLYEKLIELMRTERVIHMDETPISVLEEHKTNCYFWATRTVKEFSRHHLTVFHYFNTVDYRMKLATQLVVNKKRHSA from the coding sequence ATGACGACTTCAGCTGATGAACGGATTGCGGAGCTTGAGAAGCAACTGCAAGCGGCCAATCAAAAGATTGCAAAATTGACTGCAATCATCAAACTGCAGCAAAACCAATTATATGGGAAAAAAACTGAAGTTTTTGAAACAATAACGAAGGGTCAGCAATCATTATTTAATGAAGAACAGCTTTCAGCAATGCAAGGCCAAGGTCAGAGCGTTACTGAGGTTATTACTGTTGACCGAAAGCAAGTGGTACGTCACCGCAAACCAAAGGTTAGCGGGAAGCGTGCCGCTTTTTTGGATAATTTACCACAAGTAAACGAAGTCTTACCGCTTGCGGACAAACGGTGTCCGTACTGCCACAAAGAGATGCATAAGATCAGTCAGCGTCTTTATAGTCGTGAGGCAACATTGAAGCCTGCGGAATTATATTGTCGAAATCTTTTTCAGGAAACATACAAATGTTTACAATGTCATCCAGAAGGCAAAGATGTCTTGGTTAATAGTGAAGCTCCCCGAACGCTTCTGCCACATAGCTATTTTTCAAGTAGTATTCTGGCTAAAGTGTGTGAGCTCAAATTTAACTTAGCATTGCCCTTTCATCGTCAGTTGAAGCTTTGGACTGAGTTGGGGTTCCCGGTTGACGATAAGTTAATTGCGAACAATGTGATTAAAGTCAGTGAGGTTTATTTACAACCACTCTATGAAAAATTAATCGAATTAATGCGGACCGAAAGGGTTATTCACATGGATGAAACTCCGATTTCGGTACTGGAGGAGCATAAAACTAACTGTTATTTTTGGGCGACCCGCACCGTTAAGGAATTTAGTCGCCATCACCTGACAGTTTTCCATTATTTTAATACGGTAGATTATAGAATGAAGTTAGCCACCCAGTTGGTGGTAAATAAAAAACGCCATTCGGCGTGA
- a CDS encoding IS30 family transposase: MTHLNDTMSTILLTTHKKNAHLTKEERVMIATLKSQGLSNRAIGRQLGVNHQTINNELNRGTVRQLRRQKSNGKIYEYSYYIYSYEAGQATYLEHHRHSGRRRLYYSSKQFLRLADQLMLGEFDDHHYSPQAVIYKARDLMNDGTLIPKSVVTLYQWINEGVLRTSNLDLFEKPKRKHHQTHPQAKRCLGPNIAQRPQTADQRSEIGHWELDTVQGQKNGNDSVVLVMTDRLSRVNITSKIAGKTAHAVNQFFINLRQKMGTDAYYRIFKTITSDNGSEFSELTQVHDHVFYADPYSPWERGSNEINNRFLRKEITKGEAINNYSSAQIIATNDWMNHYPRAMFNGHSSMDIYRKAFYQEISQLHQPIINWSVLFI; this comes from the coding sequence ATGACGCACTTAAATGATACCATGTCTACTATTTTATTGACTACTCATAAAAAGAATGCTCATCTTACTAAAGAAGAACGTGTGATGATTGCGACTTTAAAGTCGCAAGGACTTTCCAATCGCGCAATTGGTCGCCAATTAGGAGTTAATCATCAAACAATTAATAACGAGCTCAACCGTGGTACGGTCCGCCAACTTCGTCGTCAAAAATCTAATGGTAAGATTTACGAATATTCTTACTACATCTATAGTTATGAAGCTGGTCAGGCCACATATCTTGAACATCACCGCCATTCTGGTCGTCGTCGCTTATATTATTCTTCAAAGCAATTTTTACGATTAGCTGATCAGCTAATGCTTGGTGAGTTTGACGACCACCATTACTCCCCACAAGCGGTTATTTATAAGGCTCGAGATTTAATGAATGATGGCACCCTGATCCCAAAGTCGGTTGTAACTTTATATCAATGGATTAATGAGGGTGTGCTTCGTACGTCCAATTTAGACCTCTTTGAAAAACCTAAACGTAAGCATCATCAAACTCATCCGCAAGCTAAAAGGTGCTTAGGGCCTAATATTGCTCAACGACCTCAAACTGCGGACCAACGGTCCGAAATTGGCCATTGGGAACTGGATACAGTTCAGGGACAGAAAAACGGTAATGACAGTGTTGTACTAGTAATGACTGATCGCCTTTCACGAGTTAATATCACGAGTAAAATTGCTGGTAAAACTGCGCATGCAGTAAATCAGTTCTTTATAAATTTGCGCCAGAAAATGGGCACAGATGCTTACTATCGCATTTTTAAGACAATAACCTCTGACAACGGTTCAGAATTTAGTGAGTTAACACAAGTTCACGATCATGTTTTCTATGCTGATCCGTATTCCCCTTGGGAACGTGGATCCAATGAGATCAATAACCGGTTTCTCCGCAAGGAGATTACCAAAGGTGAAGCTATAAATAACTATAGTAGTGCTCAGATCATAGCGACTAATGATTGGATGAATCACTATCCACGAGCTATGTTTAATGGACATTCGTCAATGGATATCTATCGTAAGGCCTTCTACCAAGAGATATCACAGCTCCATCAACCAATAATCAATTGGTCAGTATTATTTATTTGA
- a CDS encoding Rpn family recombination-promoting nuclease/putative transposase — MSNREQEMQAAAAKWERLTLADDRMFGMVMEDEQICLEVLQRISPELKIKQVQQVATQKQVNTSLDVKSPRFDVFVRDDQGRIYILEMQVKNNHNLPFRVQYYLDHADVLKPGDEYDEEHVNPIYIVFFCDFDYYERGKMCYRFSLKEDDEPDLLAGVGLRLVVFNAKAKDFRGKIKLAGFLRLMHNERTPEDELAERIYQKMERIKHDPERRESFMKYELDLMDARKEGRDEGQAIGLKNGEAIGLKKGITGTTKVLIGLKLDDETVVHKLMDTYNLSSKEAWNYLEQAR; from the coding sequence ATGAGCAATCGAGAACAGGAGATGCAGGCCGCCGCGGCCAAATGGGAGCGGCTGACGCTGGCGGATGACCGGATGTTTGGGATGGTCATGGAGGACGAACAGATTTGCCTGGAAGTGCTGCAGCGGATTTCCCCGGAGCTGAAGATCAAGCAAGTTCAGCAAGTGGCGACGCAGAAACAGGTTAACACTTCGCTGGATGTCAAGTCGCCGCGCTTTGATGTCTTTGTGCGCGACGATCAGGGACGCATTTATATTCTGGAAATGCAGGTGAAGAATAATCATAACTTGCCTTTCCGGGTGCAGTACTATCTGGATCACGCGGATGTGCTTAAGCCAGGTGATGAATATGACGAGGAACACGTGAACCCGATTTATATAGTCTTCTTTTGTGATTTTGATTATTACGAAAGGGGGAAAATGTGTTATCGTTTTAGCTTGAAAGAAGATGATGAACCCGACTTATTAGCTGGGGTCGGTTTGCGGTTAGTGGTGTTTAACGCTAAGGCAAAAGACTTTCGTGGTAAAATAAAGCTAGCAGGATTCTTGCGGCTGATGCACAACGAGCGGACGCCGGAGGATGAATTAGCGGAACGGATTTACCAGAAGATGGAACGAATTAAGCACGATCCGGAAAGGCGGGAGAGCTTTATGAAATACGAATTGGATTTGATGGATGCGCGGAAAGAAGGCCGCGACGAAGGCCAAGCGATCGGCTTGAAGAATGGTGAGGCAATTGGCCTTAAGAAAGGAATTACTGGAACAACCAAAGTCCTAATCGGCCTCAAGCTAGATGACGAAACGGTTGTTCATAAATTGATGGATACGTACAATCTTTCTTCTAAGGAAGCATGGAATTATCTAGAGCAAGCACGATAG
- a CDS encoding methyltransferase domain-containing protein yields the protein MKKVEKKRQLVAAHRDLYRCPVCHRLIQTVDQSGIVCENGHRIDFNKHGYLHFLNGAADTEYGREMFVARRQLLSAGLFLPIVRAMAAHLPARPQRILDVGTGEGTPLLQLAQQRPGQDDCLVGFDISKAGITLATQLDLAAFFCVADLRQLPFNDDSFDVVMELFSPSDYAEFNRVLAPGGTLLKVIPNSDYLIELRHLLYGTADNHSHYDNSRVRELFFKHYPQASLERVRYQFTIPDGLQQALVEMTPLHWGKGAKRLSDGDLAALHSVTVDVSLLVAQKNS from the coding sequence GTGAAAAAAGTAGAAAAGAAACGGCAACTGGTCGCCGCCCACCGCGACCTCTATCGCTGCCCGGTCTGCCACCGGCTGATCCAGACAGTCGATCAATCCGGGATCGTCTGTGAAAACGGGCACCGGATTGATTTCAACAAACACGGCTACCTGCATTTCCTGAATGGGGCGGCCGACACCGAGTACGGGCGGGAAATGTTCGTTGCCCGCCGGCAATTATTGTCCGCGGGGCTTTTCTTGCCAATCGTCCGGGCGATGGCGGCCCACCTGCCGGCCCGCCCGCAGCGGATTCTGGACGTCGGCACGGGGGAGGGGACGCCCCTGCTTCAACTGGCCCAGCAGCGGCCGGGGCAGGATGACTGCCTGGTCGGCTTTGACATCTCTAAGGCCGGGATCACCCTGGCGACCCAGCTCGACCTGGCCGCCTTCTTCTGCGTGGCCGACCTGCGCCAGCTGCCCTTTAACGACGACAGCTTCGACGTGGTGATGGAGCTCTTCTCGCCGTCGGACTATGCCGAGTTCAACCGGGTCCTGGCCCCCGGTGGGACGCTGCTCAAGGTGATCCCCAACAGCGACTACCTGATTGAGCTGCGCCACCTTCTCTATGGCACCGCGGACAACCACTCCCACTACGACAATTCGCGGGTCCGGGAGCTCTTCTTCAAGCACTACCCGCAGGCGAGCCTGGAGCGGGTCCGCTACCAGTTCACAATCCCGGACGGTCTCCAGCAGGCCCTGGTGGAGATGACGCCCCTGCACTGGGGAAAGGGCGCTAAACGCCTGTCGGACGGGGACTTAGCCGCCCTGCATTCCGTGACGGTCGACGTCAGTTTGTTGGTTGCCCAAAAAAATTCGTAA
- a CDS encoding lactonase family protein, which translates to MEEKFLIGTYTKKDSKGVYAVTLDDAAGKLTDVKLAIPSQKPAYLQVGDDDLVFAIKQIDDQGGVASYSLKDDNAKMLSKVLAAGAPPAYVGLDRDRQLLYSANYHTAKVDVFKINADGTLTQTDSVTHQGATGPRPEQEAPHVHYADLTPDKRLVVCDLGMDLLVVYDVSADGKLTAVSRYKCEDGFGTRHIAFHPNGKYAYVLGELSSKLEVLKYNAADASFTHVQTIKTIPADWTAHNGAAAIRFSRDGKFIYTSNRGENTIAVFAVQPDFTVKHIQSISTEGDFPRDFNLSHDDAYLLASNQNSDNLTLYKRDSATGKLTMLQKDVACPEPVCVQLWK; encoded by the coding sequence GTGGAAGAGAAATTTCTAATTGGAACGTATACGAAAAAGGATAGCAAGGGTGTCTACGCCGTCACCCTGGACGATGCGGCCGGCAAGCTGACCGACGTCAAGCTGGCGATCCCATCACAGAAGCCGGCCTACCTGCAGGTTGGTGATGATGACCTTGTCTTTGCCATCAAGCAGATCGACGACCAGGGTGGCGTGGCCTCCTACTCACTGAAGGACGACAACGCCAAGATGCTCTCCAAGGTCCTGGCAGCGGGTGCCCCACCGGCATACGTTGGCTTGGACCGTGACCGCCAACTGCTCTACAGTGCCAACTACCACACGGCCAAGGTTGACGTCTTCAAGATCAACGCCGACGGGACCCTGACCCAGACGGATTCCGTAACCCACCAGGGTGCCACCGGTCCGCGGCCGGAACAGGAAGCACCGCACGTTCACTACGCCGACCTGACGCCGGACAAGCGCCTGGTCGTCTGCGACCTGGGGATGGACCTGCTGGTGGTTTACGACGTTTCCGCTGACGGCAAGCTGACTGCCGTTTCCCGCTACAAGTGCGAGGACGGCTTCGGAACCCGTCACATTGCCTTCCACCCGAATGGCAAGTACGCCTACGTGCTGGGTGAACTCAGCAGCAAGCTCGAGGTCCTGAAGTACAACGCCGCCGATGCCAGCTTCACCCACGTCCAGACGATCAAGACCATCCCGGCCGACTGGACCGCCCACAACGGTGCTGCTGCCATCCGCTTCTCCCGTGACGGCAAGTTCATCTACACCTCCAACCGGGGCGAGAACACGATCGCCGTCTTCGCAGTTCAACCGGACTTCACCGTCAAGCACATCCAATCGATCTCCACTGAGGGTGACTTCCCACGGGACTTCAACCTCAGCCACGACGACGCCTACCTGCTGGCCTCCAACCAGAACAGCGACAACCTGACCCTCTACAAGCGGGACAGCGCCACTGGTAAGCTGACCATGCTTCAAAAGGACGTTGCCTGCCCAGAGCCGGTTTGCGTTCAGCTGTGGAAGTAA
- a CDS encoding DUF1828 domain-containing protein, with amino-acid sequence MDAFTVDKELDQLNKRWAKWGSEQTEFKRVDGHTIQVLTPFTDAFDDGILFEIVSDDHGTYSVTDKGYTIWNLETNGINVSRQESNRYQLLNSIVRAHQCSITDTKEIKRDDLKLADLPQAITDFIQVLINVSGIAFLNSGDPQSDPR; translated from the coding sequence GTGGATGCATTTACTGTGGACAAAGAATTGGACCAGCTTAATAAGCGCTGGGCAAAGTGGGGAAGCGAACAAACAGAGTTTAAGCGAGTGGACGGCCATACAATTCAGGTTCTTACTCCATTTACGGACGCCTTTGACGATGGCATCTTGTTTGAGATTGTTTCCGATGATCACGGAACATATTCTGTTACTGACAAGGGCTATACTATTTGGAATCTCGAGACCAATGGGATCAACGTTTCCCGGCAGGAATCGAATCGTTACCAGCTTCTGAATTCAATTGTCAGAGCCCATCAATGTTCGATTACAGATACTAAAGAAATCAAAAGGGATGATTTGAAGTTAGCGGATTTACCCCAAGCAATCACGGATTTTATTCAAGTTTTGATTAATGTATCCGGCATTGCTTTCCTAAATAGCGGGGATCCCCAATCTGACCCCCGATAA
- a CDS encoding AAA family ATPase — MDNPFNPSFGMQPTVLLNRDQILSSLVEDIKRLTTPYRTTLIYGARGVGKTVFMNAVGSRIDQDPQWTTVHLIIGENMVGRLTEMLYQQTTGKLQKLFREIAGVNLNFGGVGVKFDIKDAQTANYQYLLSQMLKIMQQHQQKLLVMIDEAQDVPGMVELASVYQVMISQGLPISIIMTGLPKNVQELQNNHVLTFLLRSGRINLSPLDYYDIRAQYQRELSKRDPEIDPMVVRRIAQLADGYAYAFQLLGYLIWRSPDKRITVQTINAVLPEYQAQLSRNAYSKMLEELSPVDQQFVIVMAKAPTDPVSAAYLGAKLNKKPGYVGVYRRRLIDSQIIVPAGYGMVKFALPLFKEFLIDDGQYLI, encoded by the coding sequence ATGGACAATCCTTTTAATCCGAGCTTTGGGATGCAACCGACCGTTCTTTTAAATCGTGACCAAATTTTAAGTAGTTTGGTTGAGGACATTAAGCGCCTTACCACCCCGTACCGAACGACGCTGATTTATGGAGCACGGGGAGTTGGAAAGACGGTCTTCATGAACGCAGTCGGCAGTCGGATTGACCAGGACCCACAGTGGACGACGGTTCATTTGATTATCGGTGAAAATATGGTTGGCCGGCTAACCGAAATGCTATATCAGCAGACCACTGGTAAATTGCAGAAGCTCTTTCGCGAGATTGCAGGGGTTAACCTCAACTTTGGCGGGGTGGGTGTTAAATTTGATATTAAGGATGCTCAAACGGCCAACTATCAGTATCTGCTAAGCCAGATGTTAAAAATCATGCAGCAACACCAGCAGAAGCTTCTAGTAATGATTGATGAGGCCCAGGATGTTCCGGGGATGGTGGAACTCGCTTCCGTGTATCAAGTCATGATTAGCCAGGGCTTGCCAATCTCGATCATCATGACCGGCCTGCCTAAAAACGTCCAAGAGCTGCAGAATAACCATGTGTTAACTTTTCTTTTGCGAAGTGGGCGCATTAATCTTTCACCTTTGGACTACTATGACATTCGTGCCCAGTATCAGCGGGAATTAAGCAAACGTGATCCCGAGATTGATCCGATGGTGGTGCGACGAATTGCGCAGTTAGCAGACGGGTATGCCTATGCCTTCCAGCTGCTCGGCTACTTAATTTGGCGAAGCCCTGACAAACGGATTACAGTGCAGACGATCAATGCGGTGCTGCCGGAGTATCAGGCGCAATTGAGCCGAAACGCTTATAGCAAAATGCTGGAGGAGCTGTCGCCGGTTGATCAGCAGTTTGTGATTGTAATGGCGAAGGCGCCAACAGACCCCGTTTCGGCTGCCTACCTCGGTGCTAAGCTCAACAAGAAGCCAGGCTACGTGGGGGTATACCGGCGGCGGTTAATTGACAGTCAAATCATCGTGCCGGCGGGCTATGGAATGGTTAAATTCGCTCTACCACTATTTAAGGAATTCCTGATTGATGATGGGCAATATTTGATATAA